From one Lolium rigidum isolate FL_2022 chromosome 4, APGP_CSIRO_Lrig_0.1, whole genome shotgun sequence genomic stretch:
- the LOC124650518 gene encoding histone H3-like, with the protein MARTKHPATRNTRQHPKKQLQFDRAGPSTSATPVRDPRRGGRRAAGAPAQPRVKKPHRFKPGTVALREIRRYQKSTELLIPFAPFVRLVRELTRDASLEVTRWTPQALLALQEAAEYHLVDLFERANLCAIHAKRVTLMQKDIYLARRIGGRRW; encoded by the exons aTGGCTCGCACGAAGCACCCGGCCACGAGGAACACGAGGCAGCATCCGAAGAAGCAGCTCCAGTTCGACC GCGCCGGCCCCAGCACGTCGGCGACACCGGTGCGTGACCCT AGGCGAGGTGGGCGGAGGGCGG CAGGGGCGCCTGCGCAACCGAGGGTGAAGAAGCCGCACCGATTCAAGCCAGGCACGGTCGCGctgcgggagatcaggaggtaccaGAAGTCCACCGAGCTGCTCATCCCCTTCGCGCCCTTCGTCCGTCTG GTTAGGGAGCTCACTCGGGACGCGTCACTCGAAGTCACCCGCTGGACCCCTCAGGCGCTCCTCGCGTTGCAAGAG GCTGCAGAGTATCACTTGGTAGACTTATTTGAAAGGGCAAATCTCTGCGCCATCCATGCAAAGCGTGTTACCCTCA TGCAAAAGGACATCTATCTCGCTAGGCGCATCGGGGGACGAAGGTGGTGA